In Corynebacterium matruchotii, a single genomic region encodes these proteins:
- a CDS encoding lysophospholipid acyltransferase family protein translates to MKVRAGWQKHGSWYWVRPGFRPTALNKAENREIFYNQIVIRLMKTMLRFQGIQMSVAGSENLPDTGGALLALNHTGYFDFIFGGTAANLHGRRLVRFMAKKEVFDVPVVGALMRKMKHIPVDRSAGAGTSALDAAVTSLRAGNLVGIFPEATISRSFEIKDIKTGAARIAKEAGVPLIPVVLWGSQRVWTKGHKKRLGRHHFPVWVQVGEPLALTGVVEDDTAKLRETMKIMLDRLRSEYETEYGPFPGGEYWRPAALGGGAPALE, encoded by the coding sequence ATGAAGGTACGTGCGGGTTGGCAGAAGCACGGAAGTTGGTATTGGGTGCGCCCCGGGTTCCGGCCCACTGCGCTCAATAAAGCCGAAAATCGGGAGATTTTCTATAACCAGATCGTCATCCGATTGATGAAAACTATGCTTCGGTTTCAGGGTATCCAAATGTCGGTTGCGGGAAGTGAGAATCTTCCCGACACGGGTGGTGCGCTCTTGGCCTTGAATCACACCGGCTATTTTGATTTTATTTTCGGGGGCACGGCTGCGAATCTGCACGGTCGCCGGCTGGTGCGGTTTATGGCCAAAAAAGAGGTGTTTGACGTGCCGGTGGTGGGGGCGTTGATGCGCAAAATGAAGCACATTCCCGTCGACCGGTCGGCCGGTGCTGGCACCAGTGCGCTTGATGCGGCGGTCACAAGTTTGCGGGCCGGTAACCTGGTGGGGATTTTTCCCGAGGCCACGATTTCCCGCAGCTTTGAGATCAAAGACATTAAGACGGGGGCGGCGCGGATCGCCAAGGAGGCGGGGGTGCCGTTGATTCCGGTGGTGTTGTGGGGTTCGCAGCGGGTGTGGACCAAGGGCCATAAGAAGCGTCTGGGTCGGCATCATTTTCCCGTGTGGGTGCAGGTGGGGGAGCCGCTGGCGCTCACCGGGGTGGTGGAGGACGATACCGCAAAGTTGCGGGAAACCATGAAGATCATGCTTGATAGGCTTCGTAGCGAATACGAAACTGAATACGGCCCCTTTCCCGGGGGCGAATATTGGCGGCCAGCAGCTCTTGGTGGAGGTGCCCCCGCTTTGGAGTAG
- a CDS encoding Cof-type HAD-IIB family hydrolase, whose amino-acid sequence MPTHLIVSDIDGTFITSAERVTPRLRDAVTHAATKDAELVLATGRPPRWIYPVLDQLPIRPICICVNGAVLYDSDTDRVVTARTLPPATLTRIMQLIDDVLPVSYAVERVGASAFDKCEELFLVTPDFLHLWDSEEHTVVDKTELAAKSAVKLLVRNDRKTAWDLYHLIKLVVPPELAHITFSTDEGLLEISAPQVTKAAGLMAVAQFYGVPASDVVAFGDMPNDIEMLQWAGLGVAMGNADERVKVAADEITTSNDDFGVARVLERLFP is encoded by the coding sequence ATGCCCACGCATCTTATAGTCAGTGACATTGACGGCACGTTCATCACCAGCGCGGAGCGGGTGACTCCCCGGCTGCGGGATGCGGTGACCCATGCCGCCACCAAGGACGCCGAGCTGGTGCTTGCCACCGGTCGTCCGCCGCGCTGGATCTACCCGGTGCTCGACCAGCTTCCCATCCGCCCCATCTGCATTTGCGTGAATGGCGCGGTGCTCTACGATTCCGACACCGATCGGGTGGTGACCGCCCGCACCCTGCCGCCGGCCACGCTGACCAGAATCATGCAGCTTATCGACGACGTGTTGCCGGTCAGCTACGCCGTGGAGCGGGTTGGGGCGTCGGCCTTCGATAAGTGTGAGGAATTATTCCTGGTCACCCCGGATTTTCTGCACCTGTGGGATTCGGAGGAGCATACGGTGGTGGATAAGACCGAGCTGGCGGCCAAATCCGCCGTGAAGCTTTTGGTGCGTAACGATCGTAAGACCGCATGGGACCTGTATCACCTGATTAAGCTGGTGGTGCCGCCCGAGTTGGCCCATATAACCTTCTCCACGGATGAGGGGCTATTGGAAATATCCGCGCCACAGGTGACGAAAGCCGCCGGTCTCATGGCGGTGGCCCAGTTTTATGGGGTGCCGGCTTCGGACGTGGTGGCGTTTGGCGATATGCCGAACGACATTGAAATGTTGCAGTGGGCGGGCCTGGGGGTGGCCATGGGGAATGCGGACGAGCGGGTGAAGGTGGCCGCCGATGAGATCACCACCAGCAATGATGATTTCGGGGTGGCCCGCGTGTTGGAGCGGCTGTTCCCATAG